From one Dermacentor silvarum isolate Dsil-2018 chromosome 3, BIME_Dsil_1.4, whole genome shotgun sequence genomic stretch:
- the LOC119443955 gene encoding uncharacterized protein LOC119443955, with protein sequence MTGSVINFDKCLGVWHGTWQSTPPIFLNVKWTVAPTKYLGVPLEHYKEAGQFWENETMKVQEKAVKWGGRSLSMFARATVCNLFAVAKVCYVLQALCMTRVHVQRLHRVLAVYVWGSNWERTSRTNLFRSVKTGGLGLAHLFLKQIVCRFAFLRDQKDPFLVRVMQLRLGTALPEFIVSSSVNSGPMSGYLKEVIWAFRFLKVRFSMEYLSHVPKKRLYKDLIDVVLPVPLYRSMFSVGSERNVLKRVKRMPVRPSAKSFFFQLHSNTLPVKPWLQERGIFIPWSVDCLLCHKEETIEHVFIDCWDAVFHWDVMQRTIKKDLPITPYGIRFLPTENEGGVPYDMFMLLGLHSLWRTRMAVRHADINVRSTREYFIESVCYIKEVFDAQNEKPEWISVLNELANLRRF encoded by the coding sequence ATGACTGGTAGCGTGATAAACTTTGATAAGTGTTTAGGGGTGTGGCATGGAACATGGCAAAGCACCCCACCCATCTTTTTGAATGTGAAGTGGACCGTTGCGCCGACAAAGTATCTCGGGGTGCCGCTTGAGCACTATAAAGAGGCGGGGCAATTCTGGGAAAATGAAACAATGAAGGTGCAAGAAAAAGCAGTTAAATGGGGTGGTCGTAGTCTTTCGATGTTTGCCCGCGCGACGGTCTGCAACCTGTTTGCCGTTGCCAAAGTGTGCTATGTATTGCAAGCATTGTGTATGACTAGAGTTCACGTGCAACGTTTGCATCGGGTGCTGGCAGTGTACGTATGGGGATCCAATTGGGAGCGAACGAGTCGAACAAACTTATTTCGATCTGTCAAAACAGGGGGGCTTGGACTGGCGCATCTGTTCTTGAAGCAGATAGTGTGTCGTTTTGCCTTTTTAAGAGACCAAAAAGACCCTTTCCTGGTTAGAGTGATGCAACTGAGACTAGGTACGGCCCTTCCTGAATTCATTGTATCTAGCAGTGTTAACAGTGGCCCTATGAGTGGATATTTGAAAGAAGTGATATGGGCATTCCGGTTTCTGAAGGTGCGCTTCTCAATGGAGTACCTCAGCCACGTTCCCAAAAAACGTCtctataaagatctaattgacgTGGTATTGCCAGTGCCGCTGTATAGATCGATGTTCAGTGTGGGTAGTGAAAGAAACGTCCTAAAAAGGGTAAAACGTATGCCTGTCAGGCCATCGGCaaagtctttcttttttcagctgcATTCCAATACACTACCTGTAAAACCGTGGCTTCAGGAAAGAGGTATTTTTATCCCCTGGTCTGTGGATTGTTTACTATGCCACAAggaagagacaattgaacacgtatTCATAGACTGCTGGGACGCCGTTTTCCACTGGGACGTCATGCAGCGAACTATAAAGAAAGACTTGCCCATAACACCCTATGGCATCCGTTTTCTCCCGACGGAAAATGAAGGAGGAGTGCCATACGACATGTTTATGCTATTAGGGTTGCACAGCCTGTGGCGCACCCGAATGGCTGTTAGACACGCTGACATAAATGTTCGAAGTACTCGTgaatattttattgaaagtgtCTGTTACATAAAAGAAGTGTTCGATGCGCAAAACGAAAAGCCAGAATGGATTAGTGTGTTAAACGAGCTTGCGAACCTTAGGCGGTTTTAA